In Rosa chinensis cultivar Old Blush chromosome 1, RchiOBHm-V2, whole genome shotgun sequence, a genomic segment contains:
- the LOC112167902 gene encoding receptor-like protein 35, whose amino-acid sequence MKTLLHFFLLLITLWVSIIIPAVHSQCIKDQQLSLLQFKKSLVFYDDIFIRPRTRLISWNASTDCCSWVGITCSRNGRVRGLDISSEQISAGIDNSSSLFHLHYLQSLNLADNRLGSNSQSIPSAIGNLLNLRYLNLSLNDYSGQIPMEISRLTRLAVVDFSKNGAFHIKLGSPNLHTFVQNLTELRELYLDWVQISEQGREWCRAISDSLPNLRVLSMSACDLSGPVLQSLAKLRSLSVIRLDGNHISAPVPGFFANFSNLTVLSLGDCGLHGTFPKEIFQLPSLQSIGLLGNYQLDGSLPEFSRNGSLQHLDLGWTNFSGLLPNSIGNLKMLSTIDIDYCNFTGPIPKSMTNLTQLVSLSMPDNKLEGSIPSFSGAKNVHTIELSNNRLTGTINSTHWRNLTKLSSLCLNSNKLDGNIPASLFSLPRIDLSNNQFSGPFPEISNVSSSLLNAPGLAIYLGSNNLEGPIPMSIFSLRGLRALDLSSNNFSGSFPLDGLHQLRNLSALDLSHNNLFLSPDHTNFSYSSFSQLSTLRLVSLKLITFPNFLRNQSNLRILDLSDNQINGKVPNWIWGFSDLENLNLSCNSLDSVEVPSINHSNLLSLDFSRNYFSSSIPSTIGDVLGSTVFLSLSSNNLSGIIPESLCNSRNLRILDLSNNSLSGTVPRCLTTMSTLLVLNLRRNNLTNVNEFSHNCSLEMLDISGNQIQGQFLRSLVNCTQLKVLNLGNNLITEPFPCFLSNTSTLRVLVLRSNKFYGRIGCRKTNGTWPVLQIIDLAHNNFSGEVPGTALTTWQAMRNTKDNGPWKISNIGLNYDDDLYYQEDTVNVSNKGLEMELDNILTIFTSIDFSCNKFNGSIPEEIGELKSLYALNLSNNAFTGAVPSSLSNLSELESLDLSKNKLSGQIPLELTKLTFLEFLNLSYNQLVGRIPSGAQFSTFDAASFEGNKGLWGPPLTTYNRTGFSPKLEANHSNPGHEIDWDIICPEIGFTCGFGISIGSLLFCKRWRKWYYRAMYNMLLKIFPQLEERFGHHWRHVYVHQRYWRR is encoded by the coding sequence atgaaaactttGCTACATTTCTTCCTTCTCTTGATCACACTTTGGGTCAGTATCATCATTCCAGCAGTTCACAGCCAGTGTATTAAAGACCAGCAACTATCATTGCTCCAATTCAAGAAAAGCCTCGTGTTCTATGATGATATTTTCATCCGTCCACGTACCAGGCTTATTTCTTGGAATGCAAGTACTGATTGTTGTTCTTGGGTGGGCATCACTTGCAGCCGTAATGGGCGTGTTCGGGGTCTTGATATAAGCAGCGAACAGATCTCAGCTGGAATTGACAATTCCAGCAGTCTCTTCCATCTTCATTATCTTCAAAGCCTCAATCTGGCCGACAACCGACTTGGCAGTAACTCTCAATCAATTCCATCCGCAATCGGAAATCTCCTGAACTTGAGGTATCTGAATTTATCTCTTAATGATTATTCAGGGCAAATTCCCATGGAAATTTCACGATTGACGAGGTTGGCAGTTGTTGATTTTTCTAAGAATGGAGCATTCCACATAAAACTTGGAAGTCCAAATTTACACACGTTTGTTCAAAACCTCACAGAGCTTAGAGAGTTGTATCTTGATTGGGTCCAAATATCAGAACAGGGGAGGGAGTGGTGCCGAGCCATATCAGATTCCCTTCCTAACCTCAGGGTCTTGAGCATGTCCGCGTGTGATCTCTCAGGCCCTGTTCTCCAGTCCCTTGCTAAGCTTCGGTCTCTATCCGTGATTAGGTTGGACGGGAACCATATCTCTGCGCCAGTTCCAGGATTCTTTGCCAACTTTTCAAACTTGACTGTCTTGAGTCTCGGAGACTGCGGGTTGCATGGAACATTTCCCAAAGAGATCTTTCAGTTACCTTCTCTACAAAGTATTGGCCTTTTAGGTAATTACCAACTTGATGGTTCCTTGCCAGAATTCTCAAGGAACGGATCTCTTCAGCACTTGGATCTAGGCTGGACAAATTTTTCAGGGTTATTGCCAAATTCTATTGGCAATCTCAAGATGCTGTCCACCATAGATATTGATTATTGCAATTTCACCGGACCGATCCCCAAGTCAATGACAAACCTTACACAATTGGTTTCTTTGTCGATGCCTGATAACAAGTTGGAAGGTTCAATTCCGTCATTCAGTGGGGCCAAGAATGTTCACACCATAGAACTTTCCAACAATCGTCTAACAGGTACTATTAATTCCACCCACTGGAGAAACCTTACTAAGCTATCCTCTCTCTGTTTGAATTCCAATAAGCTCGATGGAAATATCCCAGCATCTCTGTTTTCTCTTCCCAGAATTGATCTTTCCAACAATCAATTCTCTGGTCCATTCCCTGAAATTTCTAATGTGTCCTCCTCCTTGCTGAATGCTCCTGGTCTTGCAATTTATTTGGGTAGCAACAATCTCGAAGGGCCAATACCTATGTCTATCTTTAGCTTGCGAGGTCTTAGGGCTCTAGATCTTTCTTCAAATAATTTCAGTGGCTCGTTTCCTCTTGATGGTCTACACCAGCTGAGAAATCtttctgcacttgatctttCACACAATAACTTGTTTCTTAGCCCTGATCATACCAATTTCTCATATTCCTCATTTTCTCAACTATCTACTTTGAGGTTGGTGTCATTGAAATTGATAACATTTCCTAATTTCTTGAGAAATCAATCTAACTTGAGAATATTGGACCTTTCGGATAACCAGATAAATGGCAAGGTACCCAACTGGATTTGGGGTTTTAGTGATCTTGAGAACCTAAATCTTTCTTGCAACTCCCTAGATTCCGTAGAAGTTCCTTCAATCAATCACAGTAATTTACTAAGTCTAGATTTCTCGAGGAATTATTTCAGCTCTTCCATACCGAGTACCATTGGAGATGTGCTTGGTAGCACTGTGTTCTTGTCGCTTTCGAGCAATAACCTCAGTGGGATCATACCAGAATCATTATGCAATTCAAGAAATCTTCGTATTCTTGATCTGTCCAATAATTCTTTGAGTGGCACAGTTCCCCGGTGCTTGACTACAATGAGCACGCTTCTAGTACTCAATTTAAGGAGAAACAATCTTACAAATGTTAATGAATTCTCTCATAATTGCAGTTTAGAAATGCTGGACATCAGTGGAAATCAAATTCAAGGCCAGTTTTTAAGATCTCTTGTCAACTGCACCCAGTTAAAGGTTTTAAATCTTGGAAACAATCTTATAACAGAACCATTTCCATGCTTTTTGAGTAACACATCCACCTTGCGTGTCCTTGTCTTGCGATCCAATAAATTCTATGGGCGCATTGGATGTCGCAAGACTAATGGCACTTGGCCAGTACTTCAAATCATAGACTTAGCTCACAACAATTTTAGTGGTGAAGTACCTGGAACAGCTTTGACAACTTGGCAGGCCATGAGGAATACCAAAGATAATGGCCCATGGAAGATCAGTAACATTGGACTTAATTACGATGACGACCTTTATTATCAAGAAGATACAGTCAATGTTAGCAACAAAGGTTTAGAGATGGAGCTGGACAATATTTTAACAATCTTCACCTCCATTGACTTCTCATGCAACAAGTTCAACGGATCAATACCGGAGGAAATTGGAGAACTCAAATCATTATATGCCCTCAACTTGTCCAACAATGCTTTCACAGGTGCAGTTCCATCATCATTAAGTAACTTGAGTGAGCTAGAGTCTTTGGACCTCTCGAAAAACAAACTGAGCGGTCAAATCCCACTGGAGCTTACAAAACTCACTTTCCTTGAATTCTTGAATCTCTCATATAATCAATTGGTCGGGAGGATACCAAGCGGTGCTCAATTTTCAACATTTGATGCAGCTTCCTTCGAAGGTAACAAAGGATTGTGGGGGCCTCCTTTAACAACATATAATAGAACAGGGTTCTCACCAAAGTTGGAAGCAAACCATTCAAATCCTGGACATGAGATTGATTGGGATATTATCTGTCCTGAAATTGGATTTACATGTGGGTTTGGGATTTCCATCGGGTCACTTTTGTTCTGCAAGAGATGGAGGAAATGGTATTACAGAGCTATGTATAACATGCTTCTAAAGATATTCCCTCAGCTGGAAGAAAGATTTGGTCATCACTGGAGACATGTTTATGTACATCAGAGATACTGGAGACGTTGA